In Trichoderma asperellum chromosome 1, complete sequence, a single window of DNA contains:
- a CDS encoding uncharacterized protein (EggNog:ENOG41): MSSSSYSADSLFRVDGLVAVITGGGSGLGRVTAHALAANGAKAVYVLGRREDALAATRDTSPSPDVIRPVVCDVTSKDSLKTAADRVHKELGFCDVVFANSGAITADNSSLISNINNLSLKDIQETLWAHDMEEFTQSFRVNVTAAYYTVLAFLGLLDEGNKRAIVPQKSQVIITGSVASYARLPKAGFAYGTSKAAAVQLAKQLATLLAPHKIRVNSIVPGLYPSEMTERDIKASPVEVRAEGSFPGSFVPLARFGTEEEFAGAMLFLTSKAGGYVDGSVLLADGGRLSISPSTY, encoded by the coding sequence ATGAGTTCGAGCTCCTACAGCGCCGATTCTCTCTTCCGAGTCGATGGCCTCGTTGCCGTCATCACCGGTGGAGGCTCTGGTTTAGGCAGAGTCACAGCCCATGCTCTCGCCGCCAACGGAGCCAAGGCTGTCTACGTTCTTGGACGACGAGAAGATGCCCTGGCGGCAACGAGAGATACGAGTCCCAGCCCAGATGTTATCCGACCTGTCGTCTGCGACGTCACCTCCAAAGACTCTCTGAAAACGGCTGCTGACCGAGTTCACAAAGAGCTGGGCTTCTGCGATGTCGTCTTTGCCAACAGCGGAGCCATCACGGCTGACAACTCGAGCCTCATAAGCAATATCAACAATCTCAGTCTCAAGGACATCCAGGAGACGCTTTGGGCGCACGACATGGAAGAATTCACGCAGTCTTTTCGCGTCAACGTCACCGCGGCCTACTACACCGTCCTTGCGTTTCTGGGTCTCCTTGACGAGGGAAACAAGAGGGCAATCGTTCCGCAAAAGTCCCAAGTGATCATTACGGGATCTGTAGCATCCTATGCACGCCTACCCAAGGCGGGATTTGCCTACGGCACcagcaaggcagcagcagtgcagTTGGCCAAGCAGCTCGCGACCCTGCTGGCGCCGCACAAGATCAGAGTCAACTCCATCGTGCCAGGGCTGTATCCAAGCGAGATGACGGAGCGCGATATCAAAGCTTCGCCCGTGGAAGTTCGAGCAGAAGGGAGTTTCCCCGGGTCTTTTGTGCCGCTGGCACGGTTTGGCACAGAAGAGGAGTTTGCGGGAGCAATGCTGTTTCTGACAAGCAAGGCGGGAGGATACGTGGACGGGAGCGTGCTGCTGGCAGACGGAGGTCGGTTGAGCATCTCGCCTTCTACGTATTGA